A region of Haliotis asinina isolate JCU_RB_2024 chromosome 7, JCU_Hal_asi_v2, whole genome shotgun sequence DNA encodes the following proteins:
- the LOC137291565 gene encoding pancreatic lipase-related protein 2-like, protein MTLLWLIYVTSFVVVSSSGVNNATSTSTAATVPTTDPATHWTVITASQTTAPTLAPTRTSSSSSTSSLSTTSSSPTETTTHISTTAASTSASITKSNSSTSTSTSSSATKSNSSTSLRPHSTTPVPDAYKNKTVCYKYLGCFDNHPPFDNAGYDVPDPPEVVGTKFWLFTRANPTTKHTLQYQNISTFASVNASKPLKIITHGFSQTATVEWVVKMKDELLRLGDFNVITVDWKKGAEFPNYDQAVANTRLVATQIRVVVDMLLSRGLKLQDLHLLGHSLGAHTSGYAGFLMKGKVGRISGLDPAEPSYENLPDVLRLDKTDAVFVDVIHTNGAPLLSGGAGLMEISGHVDFYVNGGKAQPGCKDGVSGLLSGIFGGGGVAKTISCSHGRSHQLYLESMSSPCPFTSYPCPSYDDFKKGKCLTCGSTGCSQLGYYSDQYRARGKMYLNTGSKAPYCGYHYLIEIETGAMKQTTGRLFIKMVGSWGDSNLIAVTGDDAMAAQSNILKVVVSLEEVGDLTSLVFKYVKHTGFWFTNTEDSMTLEKVKVTSGENGDSYLFCFDGQTVMHNVEAHSRITNRKTCE, encoded by the exons ATGACGTTGTTGTGGCTGATTTACGTTACAA GTTTTGTTGTCGTCAGCAGCAGCGGTGTCAACAACGCGACTTCTACTTCTACAGCTGCAACAGTTCCTACAACAGATCCTGCAACACACTGGACGGTTATAACTGCATCTCAAACGACGGCTCCTACGCTCGCACCTACCCGTacgtcttcatcatcatcaacatcttcaTTGTCAACCACATCGTCTTCACCAACAGAAACTACTACCCATATATCTACGACCGCTGCATCTACCTCAGCATCTATAACAAAATCTAACTCGTCGACATCAACGTCTACCTCATCGTCCgccacaaaatccaactcatcgACCAGCCTTAGGCCACACTCAACTACTCCAGTGCCTGATGCGTATAAAAATAAAACCGTTTGCTACAAGTATTTAGGATGTTTTGACAACCATCCACCTTTTGACAACGCTGGATATGACGTACCAGACCCGCCAGAGGTTGTCGGAACCAAGTTTTGGCTGTTTACAAGGGCTAATCCTACCACCAAGCACACCttacaatatcaaaatatctCCACATTTGCATCTGTAAATGCGTCTAAACCGTTGAAGATAATTACTCACGGGTTTTCTCAGACTGCAACTGTTGAATGGGTGGTGAAGATGAAGGACGAGCTTCTGAGGCTT GGTGACTTCAACGTAATAACGGTGGACTGGAAGAAGGGTGCAGAGTTTCCCAACTACGACCAAGCCGTGGCCAACACACGACTCGTTGCGACGCAGATTAGAGTAGTCGTAGATATGCTTTTGAGTCGCGGTCTGAAGCTACAGGACCTTCACCTACTCGGACACAGTCTGGGGGCACATACGTCGGGGTACGCTGGCTTCCTCATGAAGGGAAAAGTCGGGAGGATTAGTG GATTGGATCCTGCGGAGCCCAGCTACGAGAACCTGCCCGACGTTCTTCGTCTCGACAAAACTGATGCCGTTTTTGTTGACGTTATTCACACAAATGGCGCTCCGCTATTGTCGGGTGGTGCCGGATTAATGGAGATATCTGGTCACGTTGACTTCTATGTCAATGGTGGGAAAGCACAACCCGGATGTAAAGATGGAGTTTCTGGTTTACTGAGCGGAATCTTCGGTGGAGGAG GCGTGGCGAAGACAATATCTTGCAGCCACGGGCGCTCCCACCAACTCTACCTGGAGTCCATGTCCTCCCCATGTCCCTTCACATCATACCCCTGTCCCAGCTAC GATGACTTCAAGAAGGGAAAGTGCCTGACGTGCGGATCGACTGGCTGTTCCCAGCTCGGCTATTACTCCGACCAGTATAGGGCCCGCGGTAAGATGTACCTCAACACAGGTAGCAAGGCGCCATATTGTG GCTACCACTACTTGATTGAAATAGAGACGGGGGCAATGAAGCAAACGACAGGACGCTTGTTCATCAAAATGGTGGGCAGCTGGGGGGACAGCAACCTCATAGCAGTCACTGG GGATGATGCCATGGCAGCCCAAAGTAACATATTGAAAGTGGTTGTGTCCTTAGAAGAGGTCGGCGATTTGACATCACTGGTGTTCAAATATGTGAAACATACCGGGTTTTGGTTTACAAACACAGAAGATTCGATGACTCTtgaaaaggtcaaggtcacatcaGGAGAAAATGGCGACAG CTACCTCTTTTGCTTTGATGGGCAAACAGTTATGCATAATGTAGAAGCCCATTCAAGAATTACCAATAGAAAAACTTGTGAATAA